The DNA window CGCTCACCCTCGGTACGCCGGGGGGCAACGCCTTCGCCATCGACCACGTCCACTGTGTCGGCGGGGAGAAACTTCGGCGGGTGGTGGGTCGACCGGGCCGACTTCTACGGCAGCTTCGGCCCAGGCGCACAACCAGCGGCGGAATCAGCCGCAACTGCTCTGCACCACGCAGCCAGACGCGCCCGCGACCGGGGGTTTCCACCCACCAGCTGGGCGGCCCATATCCACATGGGGGCCTGATCCCACCGGCCGAGCCCGGGACCCGGCGATGGCCGGGTCAACCGGGTCGTGCCCGCGATGGGTGCGCTGTCAGGGTGGGCGGCTGCTGACCTGCCGTCGGTCGGTTACTCCGGCTTGGTGGCCGGGGTGGGCGCCGGGGCTGTGGGCTCGGGTGTGGTGGCCGGGGTGCTGGCTGCTCGTGCGGCCTTGCGGCGGCGCAGTTTGCGGTGGACGGACCAGCCGATGGCCGCGAGGACGATCAGCAGGCCGATGAGCCAGGTCCACGGCATGGCCCACACGCTGGTCTGGCCGACGGCGGGGGCCGGGGGCGATGCGAGCGTGAAGATCGTCGTGTAGGGGGCGAGTTCGACCTTGGTGCGCAGTCGGCCGCCGGGCCAGACGTCCGTGAGCTTCTGGGTCAGCCGTACCGAGTTGCCGGGCAGCAGCAGCGGGACGTCGGCTGCCTCGGTGGTCTTGGCGAACGCCCCGAACAGGCCGTCCGTACGCAGGCTCTGCCGGGCCTGGAGCGGCACATTGCCGGTGTTGGCCACCGTGTAGCTGACCGTCGCCGTACCGGGGCCGGTCGGGTTCCAGCCTCCCTGGTAGTGCACCGAGAGGTTCTGCACCGCGAGGGTCGGATGCAGGGGCCCGGAGACCTGGAGGTACATCCGGATGCCGACCCGCCGGTCGACCAGGACGTTGTTGCCCTTGGTGTCGAGCGCGGTGCCGGACGAGGAGGCCACGATGCCGCCGACGTGGAAGCCGGGGGTGGCGTTCCTCGGTACGGCGACGGTGAACGGGACGACGACGCTGGAGCGGGCGGGGACCCGGACCACGGTCTTGGCCATCCGGATCCAGCTGCCCACATCGACCGACTTGCGGGCGGCCGGCAGCACGTCGAAGCCGCCGACCTGGGTGTTGAAGGCGTCGCTGGGATACACCGTCAGGCTGAGTGGCTTGTCGCCGAAGTTGTCGACCGCGACAAAGTCCTCGCGTGAACTGCCGGGCTTGAAGTCCTGGTAGGTGAGGGTGGGCCGGGTGTCGGGCTTGTGCTTGGTGGCTCCCTGGATCGACCAGGCGACCTGGTTCGGTGCGGGCTTGCCGGGCGAGGGGCTTGCCGTGGGGGAGGGGCTTGCCGTCGGGGACGGCGATGCCGGTGCGGCGGTCGCGATGCCCGCCGGCAGCACCGTCGCGCCCAGCAGCACCAGCAGCGCGAGCAAGCCCGCTACAAGGCATCGGAAGGAGCGGTCTTCCGGATGATCCGTGTCGGCGACGCGCTCTGCCAGCATCGTTGCCCCTTCTCTGCCGTGATGGTGGCTGTTGTGGTGGTGGGGTCCGGTCGGGGGTGGGGGGTCGCCTCCGACCGGACCCTGGTGTGGGGGGTTTAGATGGCGGTGAGGGTCATGGTGGCGGTGTAGGTGCCGGTCTTGGTGGTGGTGGGGGCGAGGAGGTTGAGGGTGGCGCCGATGTGGGCGGTGCCGTTGGCGGTGCCGACTCCGGCGGTGGCGAGTTGCTGGGATTTGGCGAGTCCGCCGTTGGTGCCGGGGTTGATGGTGGTGCCGGGGGTGACGGTCTGTCCGGTGGCGGTGTCGAGGACCTTGGGGGTCCAGCCGAGGTTGGTGGCGGCGATGGTGTCGCCGTTGGTGCTGGTGAAGTCGGCGACCTGGCCGACGACGTTCCAGCCGGGGCTGTGGGTGCGGGTGTCGGTGACGGTGACGGGGTTGATGTCGCCGCTGGTGGTGAGGGCGGTGGCGTCGCCGGTGAGGACGGGGGTGGGGAGGGTGACGGCGGCTGCGTTGTCGACGCTGATGGTGAGGCCGCCCTGCTGGGTGACGGTGGT is part of the Peterkaempfera bronchialis genome and encodes:
- a CDS encoding WxL protein peptidoglycan domain-containing protein gives rise to the protein MLALLVLLGATVLPAGIATAAPASPSPTASPSPTASPSPGKPAPNQVAWSIQGATKHKPDTRPTLTYQDFKPGSSREDFVAVDNFGDKPLSLTVYPSDAFNTQVGGFDVLPAARKSVDVGSWIRMAKTVVRVPARSSVVVPFTVAVPRNATPGFHVGGIVASSSGTALDTKGNNVLVDRRVGIRMYLQVSGPLHPTLAVQNLSVHYQGGWNPTGPGTATVSYTVANTGNVPLQARQSLRTDGLFGAFAKTTEAADVPLLLPGNSVRLTQKLTDVWPGGRLRTKVELAPYTTIFTLASPPAPAVGQTSVWAMPWTWLIGLLIVLAAIGWSVHRKLRRRKAARAASTPATTPEPTAPAPTPATKPE